The region TTGTGGAGATGCCGTTACCTACTCCCGTTGATCGAGCTACAGCCTATCCCACGCTAGCGTTGGCTGTTAGCTCCGGTGAGGTACCAGGTTCATCTGCTGGAGGTGAGCAACCAAAATTTTGCACCTATACAGAAAGTGGCCATGTGCTAGTGAAATTCACAGCTCTGGACGATAACCCCATAAGTGAACGCTGGCGCGACCTGCTACAGTCCGAACATCTTGCGTTAAAAGTGCTCGGAGTAGACACAGAGGTGTTTGATTTTGGAGGGCGACGCTTCCTTGAGATCCCGCGGTTCGACCGTGCAGGCCTGTTAGGCCGTATTGGTATCTTTTCTTTACGGTCGCTAGAGGCTGAGTTTGTAGGTCGCGCGCGGGACCCTTGGCCCATTTTGGTCAATGAGCTGGTTAAGCAAAGACATGTTCATCCTGATGCCTCAATTGGCACGGCACGACTTTGGGCGTTTGGGACGCTGATCGGCAATACCGACATGCACCACGGTAACCTGTCGTTCATTAGTAGCAATGGCCGCCCATACAAGCTTGCGCCAGCCTACGACATGCTGCCAATGGGTTTTGCCCCTAAATCAGGTGGCGAAAGAGTGAATACACTTCGACCAGCGAAACTACTTGAAGTGATCGGCGGGGAAATCTGGCAGGAAGCATTGGAGCTGGCAGAGAATTTCTTAGCTTTAGCACGTGATAGCAGCCACTTATCCGCCAATTTTGGCCCATGCCTTACGGCGTTGCGTAGCCACCTTGACGAGGCTAGATCGCGTATATCGCGCTTGGGATAATGGCCTGTAATTGCTAAGAGGGTCACTTAAGAGAGTGACTCCTCCCGCCGATAATAGACCACAATATTTTCCATGATATAAATAAACGCCGAGCTATCAGCATGATGGCTCGGCGTGTTGTATTACAGCTACATTCAGAGATGCTAATTAACGCTTAACGAACGGCTTCAATTCGATACGTTTAATATCTTGCACGATGAACAGGTAGCTAACGATAGCAACCAGCGCGTGAATCCCGACATACACCAGACCACCATTAAAAGAGCCGGTCATCCCGATGATGTAGCCAATTGCAATCGGCGTGACGATGCCTGACGCATTACCGAACATATTGAACAACCCACCGCTTAACCCGCTGATTTCTTTCGGTGCCGTATCAGCCATAACCGCCCAGCCCAGCGCACCAATGCCTTTGCCGAAGAAAGCCGCAGACATCACCGCAATGACAACCCACTCAGTTTCCACGTAGTTACAAATCACCATCGACATGGAGAGCAACATACCAAGAACGATAGGCGTTTTACGGGCAAAGGTCAGCGAATTCGTCCGGCGCATCAGATAATCGGAAATGATGCCCCCCAGTACACCGCCGACAAAACCACAGATAGCAGGCACCGAGGCGACAAACCCCGCTTTGAGGATCGACATCCCGCGCGCCTGAACCAGATAAAGCGGGAACCAGGTGATAAAGAAGTAGGTTAATGCGTTAATGCAATATTGACCGATATAAACGCCAAGCATCATACGGGACTGCATTAATTGCTTGATCTGATGCCATTTCTCACCCTTCACGGTCGCATTCTTCGACCCTTTGGCATCCATATTAATTAGTGCACCACCGGCTTCAATATAATCCAGTTCAGCCTGATTCACGCTAGGGTGATCCTTCGGATCATGGATCACTTTCAGCCAGACAAAGCTGAGGATGATACCCAACCCACCCATGAACCAGAACACATGCGCCCAACCCACGGCATGTACCAGCCAGCCCATGATAGGGGCGAAGATCACCGTCGCAAAGTACTGTGCCGAGTTGAATATCGCAACAGCTGTTCCACGCTCTTGAGCAGGAAACCAGGCAGCGACAATGCGGCTATTTCCTGGGAAGGAAGGCGATTCGCACAGACCAACCATAAAGCGTAAAAGGAACAGAGAAATAACAATGCCCGCGCCACTGAATATATCGACAAACCCTTGTAATAAGGTAAAAATCGACCAGGTGAAGATACTATAGAAGTAGACTTTCTTTGAGCCAAAGCGATCGAGCAGCCAGCCTCCCGGTATTTGACCAATAACGTATGCCCAGGAGAACGCAGAGAAGATATAGCCCATCCCTACCGCATCCAACCCAATTTCCTTAGACATTGCTGAACCAGCAATGGACAAGGTCGCACGGTCTCCATAGTTAAATGACGTGACAATAAACAACATCACGACAATCCAGTAGCGGGCGTTTGTTCTCTTTTGTATCGCGCCAGCTGCTGAGCTTACTGTATTCATGATGAACTCCTGCTTCAATCGCGGTTCGCTCATTCATTCCAAATAACAGATAACGGCGTAGGGTTATCAGAATGAAGATCAGTGGATTATTTAGGGTATAGTTAAATTCCCATTTTTATTTTTTTTGCGAATAGCCAGGCTATATAGCTTCAGAGTAATTAGCTGACATCCTCAACTCGCAGGAACATTATAATTTTTACCTGCTGGGTGCTCACTAGATAAAAGCACAACATTAAAAATCCCCTTTGGAATATGTTGGTGCACTTGCCCTATATAGTGCGAGGTGTTTCACGAAAAATGCCGTTATTCTCTATTTACATTCATACACATTATTTTCATTTCCGCCTTAGAAACCACGTGCAGACAGAATGTGATCAAACTCACCGAAAACTGGAACTTAGCCTGATAAATAAGAAACAAAAAGCGCCGGCTTAGGTCAATTGCATAATGTATGAGAAGAGAACCTCACGTATACTCATTAGCGAGCAATGAAGTAATAGCGTGGTAATAGTGACTACTGCGTTTCTGATAAACCAATAATAAAGGCTTGCATCATGTCAGATAAATCAGAAAGTAATGCTGCACAAGAGCAGCCACTTTATATTAAGGTTCATGATTCTGATAATGTTGCCATTGTTGTTAATAATAATGGCTTACGTGCTGGAACCCGTTTTAATGATGATCTGGAATTAATTGAGCATGTTCCACAGGGGCACAAAGTTGCCCTTGTTGATATCGCCAAAGCAGGTGCAATCATCCGCTATGGAGAAATTATCGGGTATGCACTGCGCGATATTGCCCAGGGAAGCTGGATTGATGAATCCCTGGTCGAATTGCCTCAGGCTCCTGCGCTAGAAACTCTGCCGCTGGCAACCAAAATCCCCCCCGCGCTTCCCCCTCTGGAAGGCTATACCTTTGAAGGTTATCGTAACGCCGATGGCAGCGTGGGTACGAAAAATCTGTTAGGCATTACCACTAGCGTGCATTGCGTCGCGGGCGTAGTGGACTATGTGGTCAAAATTATCGAACGGGATTTATTGCCCAACTATCCCAATGTAGATGGCGTGGTCGCACTCAATCACCTCTATGGCTGCGGTGTGGCAATCAATGCCCCTGCCGCAGTGGTTCCTATCCGCACCATTCACAATCTGGCATTAAACCCAAATTTTGGCGGCGAAATACTGGTGGTGGGTCTGGGTTGTGAAAAATTACAGCCGGAACGTCTGCTGGAAGGGACGCCGGATGTACAGGCCATTTCTCTTGATGACACCAGCATTGTCCGCTTGCAGGATGAACAACATGTTGGCTTCCGATCGATGGTGGATGACATTCTGACGATGGCAGACAAGCACCTGCAACGATTGAACAAACGTCAGCGTGAAACCTGTCCGGCATCAGAATTGGTTGTCGGCATGCAGTGTGGCGGCAGCGATGCTTTTTCTGGCGTCACCGCTAACCCGGCCGTTGGTTTTGCATCCGACCTGTTGGTACGCTGCGGCGCAACCGTCATGTTCTCTGAAGTAACCGAAGTGCGTGACGCCATTCATCTGTTAACGCCACGCGTTATCAATGAAGACGTGGGTAAACGTCTGCTGGAAGAGATGGCCTGGTACGATAATTATCTCGACAGCGGTCAGACTGACCGTAGCGCTAACCCATCGCCGGGCAACAAAAAAGGTGGCCTCGCGAATGTGGTGGAAAAAGCGCTTGGCTCTATCGCCAAATCCGGTACCAGTGCAATTGTCGAAGTTCTGTCTCCCGGTCAACGTCCCACCAAACGCGGGTTGATTTACGCCGCAACGCCAGCCAGCGACTTTGTATGTGGAACACAGCAGCTCGCTTCTGGCATCACCGTACAGGTCTTTACCACCGGTCGCGGTACGCCCTATGGTCTGCTTGCCGTACCCGTGATCAAAATGGCAACCCGAACCGCATTGGCAAACCGCTGGCACGACCTGATGGACATTGACGCGGGTACGATTGCAACCGGAGAAGCCACAATTGAAGACGTCGGCTGGCAGCTTTTCCATTTCATTTTGGATATCGCCAGCGGCAGGAAAAAAACCTGGTCCGATCAATGGGGACTTCATAACGCCTTGGCCGTTTTCAACCCGGCCCCGGTAACCTGATTATCTTTTCCCGCAGGTCAGAGTCATTCTCCGGCCTGCGGATGGCGTTATTTGATCTGCAATAAATTCCGCTTTAATGCGAAGGGGAAAAAACGGAGAAAAAGAATAACAAATAGCAATGCAGCAACATTTCATTCCATTGATGCAATGAAATAATATAAAAAAATTAACAAGTGATTATTCTTAATCAGAAACAATGTTTATATAGAACACATTTCAAGTAAAAATTCTATGTTCTACTCCCCTATTCTTCATCATTTTTTCTCTAATTATTTATTGCCAATAAAATGAATCAATTGACAGGTAATCGTCCTCATCATAAATTTACGCCTGCTGAAAAAGCGTGCTAACAATGATGAAATATTTGTTACAAATATATAGTTACAAAATCTCCATCACGCACAATATAGGGTTAATAGCCCGCTCATTATTAAATAGTGCTTGGCATTATTTTATATAAGCGAGTAAGCCACCCAAGAAATTTCAGTATACCCATTTGAATAACTTGAATATTTACACAGCAATATGCCTGACAGATTTCACAGTATCGTCACGCGGCAGCCTTGCAACGTCTTAGCCTCTGGAATAGCCAGAATCGCTGAGACGAGAAAAGCGGTCGGCATGGCTGAACTTGGAAACTGAGCGGGATACGTACGCCGGGGTTTCTAATGAGATTAAATACACCTGTCACACAGCAGGAGTATCTGTTAGACATGGACACCATATTGATGTCCACAACAAATATTCACAGCCACATTACCTATGCCAACTCTGCCTTTATTAAGGTTAGCGGTTTTTCTGAAGAGCAGCTCATCAACCAGCCGCACAATATTGTGCGCCATCCAGACATGCCCGTTGAGGCCTATGCCGATCTGTGGTTTACGCTGAAACAAGGCGATAGCTGGACCGGATTAGTCAAAAACCGCCGTAATAACGGTGACCATTACTGGGTTCGTGCCAACGTGACCCCGGTTTACCAGCAAGAGCAGCTGGCAGGCTATATCTCGGTACGTAACACACCCAGCGCCGAAGAAATAAAAGCGGCTGAAATGTTGTACAGCGCCGTGCAGAAAAAGCAGGCTGGCAGCCGTAAATTCTACAAAGGATTGGTTGTTCGCACCGGGCTTTTCTCTCCGCTGTCGCTTTTGCAGAAATTGTCAGTCCGCTGGCGCTTGCGTGCTGCGGTATTGGCTGTCGGGCTTATTCCCACATTACTTGCTTTCAGTGGCATGAACCCCCTGTGGCTGTTGGCGCTGACGTTACCACTCATCGTCATCATGGATCAGTTTCTACAGCAGCAAATTGCACAGCCAATCAAGATGATACTCAAACAGGCGCAGCATGTGGTATCAGGCCGTAAAGTAAAACATATCCACCTCAATCGGATAGACGAAATTGGCTTACTGCTACGTTCAGTTAACCAGTTTGGCCTGAATCTGCATTCGCTTGTCGATGACGTCAGTACGCAAGTTAACGGCATCACGAATGTCAGCCGTAAATTGGCGGAAAACAATGTCGATCTGAATAGCCGTACAGAAGAAACGTCGGCAAATCTGCAACAAACCGCCGCAGCCATTGAAGAAATTACCGTTGCTGTGCAGCAAAGTGCAGAAACGGCGGCACAAGCGACAGTAATGGCAGAAGCTGCCAGCAGCACCGCGCTTAAAGGTGGCAATATCATGAAGGAAACCATCGGCATGATGGATTCCATTTCCAGCGCCAGCGATAAAATCGTCGATATTATTGGTGTAATAGACAGCATCGCTTTCCAGACCAATATCCTCGCGTTGAATGCCGCCGTTGAAGCCGCTCGCGCTGGCGTACAAGGGCGAGGGTTTGCCGTGGTCGCCGCCGAAGTCCGCAATCTGGCACAGCACTCCGCTTCTGCGGCTAAAGAAATTAAAACCCTGATCGATGCCAACGTTGAAAGTGTGAAGCAAGGCAGCACAATGGTAGAAACCGCGGGTAAACATATCAGCGATATCGTTGATGAAGTATTCCAAGTCTCCACCATGATCAAAGAGATCAGCAATGCGACACATGAGCAGACTTCTGCATTAGGCCTGATCAATACCTCGATTGCGCAGATAGAACAAATGACACAGGGCAATACCGATATGGTTACGCAATCAACCGATGCCGCCGAAGGGTTAAACCTTCAGGCTAAGCGACTGAACAGCGCAATTAACGTGTACGGGAGCTAATTGCCCCCATCCCAGCACGATTACTGGCAAGGGAGTAAGGAAACACTCTTGCCAGCGCCCATTCTTCTTTGCAACAAATGCCTAGCCGCTCCTCACCCCATTTCATTTGTAAGCTTTTCGTAAAGAAAATAACGATACCGCCGATAGTAACTGAAGAACTGACTTATTTCAGGAGGAAGTGATGTCCAACGATATCAGCCGGATTACCATGAATACGTTGTCAAAAGCCACGGTGGCTCCGACAACCAGTAAAGCGACATCAAGTAAGGCTACCTCTGCTACAGAGAGTAAGTCTGCGTCTGCGGCAGGTAGTGGAGCTCAACAAAAGATTGCCGCATTACAAAATCAAATCCAACAGCTAACCAAAAAGCTAAAAGAGTTGGGTGAGTCAGCCGCCAGTGCGAAAAGTGAAGATGAACGCAAACTCATCAAGCAGCAGCAGCAGATGATCCAGGCGCAAATACAAGCCCTGTATGCCGAAATTGCCCGTATCCAAAAAGAAGAAGCTGAAAAGAAAGCGCTTAGCGCAGCGTCAGACAAAGCATCACAACCTGTAGAAAATAAAGGAAAAAAAGACGGTGTTGATATCTACGTCTAATCACCATCTCTGACGAATCTCCCCTTTCTTTCTCTCTCTTTCCTGGTAGATATATTTTGTTACATTAGCTATCAGGAAAGTGAGTATTTCATGTTTCATTGCCAACAATGTCACCTTCGATAAAGTGTTTAAATTGCCGATATAAGGGCTTGTCCCGCCAATAATTCGGGTATTAGGCATATTTTCAGGAGGGAAGATGTCAAACACAATCAGCAGTATTAGCGTATCGGCAACAACCGCAAGCAGCAGTAAAAGCAGCAGCACGTCAGAACAACAGATTGCGCAGCTCACCAAGCAGGTCCAGGCGCTCACCAAACAGGCGAGTAAGCTGACCGAATCGGCTTCCAGCGCAGAAAGCGATGAAGATCGTAAACTGATCGAACAGCAGCAGCAGGCAATTCAGGCGCAGATCCAAGCGTTGCAGGCGCAAATTGCCCGCTTGCAGAGTGAAAAATCAGAGCAGCAGTCTGATTCCTCTGCTTCGACGCAACATGCTAAACAAGAGGGCGTTAATCGTCCGACAGCAGACAATAAAATTAATATCTACGTCTAGCCTGCGTCAGGGATGGGTAACCAGTTAACGTGAAAGGTCGCTTCAATGAAGCGACCTTTTTTCGTCAGATCCTGTGGCAGGAAGTTAATAATCAGGGGCGGGACCGCTTCAGCGGCGTGACTAACCCTTGCAGACCCTCTATCTTGATTGCCAGCGTAATTTGCATCAATTCTCCCAAGCGACCATGAGGAAATTCATCCTTGCGGGAGAACCACAGCAGGTACTCTTCTGGTAAATCAATCAGCACCCGCCCCTTATATTTACCAAAGGGCATCTGCATCGTGGCAATGTCTATCAGGTCTTCTTTTTCCATCCGTTTACGCCCCTAATAATCGGATCATTTCCGCCTCATCGATCACCGGAATCCCCAACTCTTGCGCCTTTGCCAGTTTAGAGCCTGCGGCTTCACCGGCAATCACCATATCGGTTTTCTTCGAGACGCTACCACTGACTTTTGCCCCTAATGCCGTTAGCCGATCTTTGGCTTCATCGCGGGACAAAATACTCAGCGATCCGGTCAATACCACCGTTTTTCCCGCAAACGGGCTGTCAATCTCTTCGGCATTGATGATTTCAACCTCAGGCCAGTGGATGTTGATGCCGGCAGGATCGGTCAGCTCGCGGATCACCGTTTGGTTGTGTTCTTCTTCAAGAAAATGGCGTACATGCGCAGCAACAACTTTACCGACATCCGGCACCGCCAGCAGCGCTTCTTCATCTGCCGCAAAAAGCGCCTCCAGTGAACCGAAATGAGCAGCCAGATTGGCAGCCGTCGATTCGCCAACGTCACGAATCCCCAACGCATACAGGAAACGCGCCAGCGTAGTGCTTTTCGCTTTTTCCAGCGCATTGACCAGATTTGTCGCAGACTTCGGCCCCATGCGATCCAACCCCGTCATGATCCCGGCGCTTAAACGAAACAGATCGGCTGGCGTTTTGACGTACTCTTTTTCCACCAGTTGATCGATGATCTTATCGCCCATGCCCTCAACATCCAGCGCACGGCGAGAAACAAAGTGCTTCAGTGCCTCTTTACGCTGGGCACCACAGATCAAGCCACCGGTACAACGCGTGACGGCTTCCCCTTCCACACGCTCAACGTCAGATCCACACACGGGACAAGCCACGGGAAAGACGATCGGTTGTACGGTTTCTGGCCGCTCAGATTCAACAATACCAACGATCTGCGGGATCACATCCCCCGCTCGACGTACAATGACACGATCGCCAATCTGCAAACCCAGCCGCTCAATTTCATCAGCATTATGCAGGGTGGCGTTGCTGACAATCACACCCGCTACGGCGACCGGCTCCAGACGCGCAACGGGCGTAATCGCCCCCGTCCGCCCTACCTGAAACTCGACATCGCGCACCCAAGTCAGCTGTTCCTGCGCGGGGAATTTAAACGCCACTGCCCAGCGCGGTGCGCGGGCAACGAACCCTAATCGCTCTTGCAACGCCAGCGAGTCAACTTTGACAACGACGCCGTCAATATCAAAACCTAACGCACTGCGGGTCTGTTCAACCTGACGATAAAAATCGAGCACCTCGACCGAGCCAGTACAGAGCTTGATTCTGTCACTAACGGGTAGCCCCCATGCCTTGAACTGCATCAGGCGCTCCCAGTGACTGGCGGGCAATTCACCGCCTTCCAGCAGGCCGACGCCATAGCAGAAGAAGGTCAGTGGGCGTTTAGCCGTGATACGGGGGTCAAGCTGACGTAGCGATCCAGCGGCAGCGTTACGCGGGTTGGCAAAGACTTTGCTTCCTGTACGGCGAGCCTCTTCATTCAATTTTTCAAAGCCGCTATGCTTCATAAACACTTCACCGCGTACTTCAACACGACGCGGAATATTTTCACCCTCAAGGCGCAACGGGATCGCTCCAACGGTACGGATGTTGCTGGTGATGTTTTCCCCCGTCGTTCCATCCCCACGCGTGGCAGCCTGTACCAGAACGCCCTCTTCATATAACAGGCTGACAGCCAAACCATCCAGTTTCAGTTCGCAGCA is a window of Pectobacterium punjabense DNA encoding:
- a CDS encoding FlxA-like family protein; the encoded protein is MSNDISRITMNTLSKATVAPTTSKATSSKATSATESKSASAAGSGAQQKIAALQNQIQQLTKKLKELGESAASAKSEDERKLIKQQQQMIQAQIQALYAEIARIQKEEAEKKALSAASDKASQPVENKGKKDGVDIYV
- a CDS encoding DUF3820 family protein, with the protein product MEKEDLIDIATMQMPFGKYKGRVLIDLPEEYLLWFSRKDEFPHGRLGELMQITLAIKIEGLQGLVTPLKRSRP
- the ligA gene encoding NAD-dependent DNA ligase LigA, with protein sequence MKPVKKEPAEVNAAALRVAELRRVLRHHEYKYHVEDAPEIPDIEYDKLMQELKALEADRPELVTSDSPTQRVGAAPLAAFEQVRHEVPMLSLDNVFDEESYLAFSKRIGDRLKNGDDLTFCCELKLDGLAVSLLYEEGVLVQAATRGDGTTGENITSNIRTVGAIPLRLEGENIPRRVEVRGEVFMKHSGFEKLNEEARRTGSKVFANPRNAAAGSLRQLDPRITAKRPLTFFCYGVGLLEGGELPASHWERLMQFKAWGLPVSDRIKLCTGSVEVLDFYRQVEQTRSALGFDIDGVVVKVDSLALQERLGFVARAPRWAVAFKFPAQEQLTWVRDVEFQVGRTGAITPVARLEPVAVAGVIVSNATLHNADEIERLGLQIGDRVIVRRAGDVIPQIVGIVESERPETVQPIVFPVACPVCGSDVERVEGEAVTRCTGGLICGAQRKEALKHFVSRRALDVEGMGDKIIDQLVEKEYVKTPADLFRLSAGIMTGLDRMGPKSATNLVNALEKAKSTTLARFLYALGIRDVGESTAANLAAHFGSLEALFAADEEALLAVPDVGKVVAAHVRHFLEEEHNQTVIRELTDPAGINIHWPEVEIINAEEIDSPFAGKTVVLTGSLSILSRDEAKDRLTALGAKVSGSVSKKTDMVIAGEAAGSKLAKAQELGIPVIDEAEMIRLLGA
- the yjjJ gene encoding type II toxin-antitoxin system HipA family toxin YjjJ; amino-acid sequence: MKNRFDMIRKMLRLGPMTARQLSDITGVSQPTVSRDLNSLGDNVVRFGSGSSIQYALRDDFRGFDPTPIYRITEGGQVTSLGKLIPVHPDGFVMEETSNECIHSDGLPWWLFDMRPQGYLGRAYASTYSAELGLPPNPEDWTDANVIRALLAHGYDAVGNLLIGEQARNQFVEMPLPTPVDRATAYPTLALAVSSGEVPGSSAGGEQPKFCTYTESGHVLVKFTALDDNPISERWRDLLQSEHLALKVLGVDTEVFDFGGRRFLEIPRFDRAGLLGRIGIFSLRSLEAEFVGRARDPWPILVNELVKQRHVHPDASIGTARLWAFGTLIGNTDMHHGNLSFISSNGRPYKLAPAYDMLPMGFAPKSGGERVNTLRPAKLLEVIGGEIWQEALELAENFLALARDSSHLSANFGPCLTALRSHLDEARSRISRLG
- the garD gene encoding galactarate dehydratase; amino-acid sequence: MSDKSESNAAQEQPLYIKVHDSDNVAIVVNNNGLRAGTRFNDDLELIEHVPQGHKVALVDIAKAGAIIRYGEIIGYALRDIAQGSWIDESLVELPQAPALETLPLATKIPPALPPLEGYTFEGYRNADGSVGTKNLLGITTSVHCVAGVVDYVVKIIERDLLPNYPNVDGVVALNHLYGCGVAINAPAAVVPIRTIHNLALNPNFGGEILVVGLGCEKLQPERLLEGTPDVQAISLDDTSIVRLQDEQHVGFRSMVDDILTMADKHLQRLNKRQRETCPASELVVGMQCGGSDAFSGVTANPAVGFASDLLVRCGATVMFSEVTEVRDAIHLLTPRVINEDVGKRLLEEMAWYDNYLDSGQTDRSANPSPGNKKGGLANVVEKALGSIAKSGTSAIVEVLSPGQRPTKRGLIYAATPASDFVCGTQQLASGITVQVFTTGRGTPYGLLAVPVIKMATRTALANRWHDLMDIDAGTIATGEATIEDVGWQLFHFILDIASGRKKTWSDQWGLHNALAVFNPAPVT
- a CDS encoding methyl-accepting chemotaxis protein, whose product is MRLNTPVTQQEYLLDMDTILMSTTNIHSHITYANSAFIKVSGFSEEQLINQPHNIVRHPDMPVEAYADLWFTLKQGDSWTGLVKNRRNNGDHYWVRANVTPVYQQEQLAGYISVRNTPSAEEIKAAEMLYSAVQKKQAGSRKFYKGLVVRTGLFSPLSLLQKLSVRWRLRAAVLAVGLIPTLLAFSGMNPLWLLALTLPLIVIMDQFLQQQIAQPIKMILKQAQHVVSGRKVKHIHLNRIDEIGLLLRSVNQFGLNLHSLVDDVSTQVNGITNVSRKLAENNVDLNSRTEETSANLQQTAAAIEEITVAVQQSAETAAQATVMAEAASSTALKGGNIMKETIGMMDSISSASDKIVDIIGVIDSIAFQTNILALNAAVEAARAGVQGRGFAVVAAEVRNLAQHSASAAKEIKTLIDANVESVKQGSTMVETAGKHISDIVDEVFQVSTMIKEISNATHEQTSALGLINTSIAQIEQMTQGNTDMVTQSTDAAEGLNLQAKRLNSAINVYGS
- a CDS encoding FlxA-like family protein, producing the protein MSNTISSISVSATTASSSKSSSTSEQQIAQLTKQVQALTKQASKLTESASSAESDEDRKLIEQQQQAIQAQIQALQAQIARLQSEKSEQQSDSSASTQHAKQEGVNRPTADNKINIYV
- a CDS encoding MFS transporter produces the protein MNTVSSAAGAIQKRTNARYWIVVMLFIVTSFNYGDRATLSIAGSAMSKEIGLDAVGMGYIFSAFSWAYVIGQIPGGWLLDRFGSKKVYFYSIFTWSIFTLLQGFVDIFSGAGIVISLFLLRFMVGLCESPSFPGNSRIVAAWFPAQERGTAVAIFNSAQYFATVIFAPIMGWLVHAVGWAHVFWFMGGLGIILSFVWLKVIHDPKDHPSVNQAELDYIEAGGALINMDAKGSKNATVKGEKWHQIKQLMQSRMMLGVYIGQYCINALTYFFITWFPLYLVQARGMSILKAGFVASVPAICGFVGGVLGGIISDYLMRRTNSLTFARKTPIVLGMLLSMSMVICNYVETEWVVIAVMSAAFFGKGIGALGWAVMADTAPKEISGLSGGLFNMFGNASGIVTPIAIGYIIGMTGSFNGGLVYVGIHALVAIVSYLFIVQDIKRIELKPFVKR